The Salvia miltiorrhiza cultivar Shanhuang (shh) chromosome 2, IMPLAD_Smil_shh, whole genome shotgun sequence DNA window tggttatcaaacgagaaAGGTAACTACTgtgccgtagcatgtctatgactagtcggctgacaagccggaaatggttgtgtccaggagacatgtgtcactcaaagtgcagagttggggacctcgggagagaaggttggtgagggtcatacttggtgagtaacgagtatgactactatctaagaaggagtgaagcactgccttgtgaccggggattgtatgaccttcggaccaagtgatcgcaatggactcgaccatcctaagtgtgaagtatagcctcttgaaacgccccaatatCTTTAggtggtggacgtcgtattccaccaaataattcctgcaatcttACCAAGAATTAAATTAGTATAGTaacaagcagggtcgaaccacagagaacgggtaattgcaatcaaattcctaaagatctaatttttggtgtagccaccacgccttaaagtgatagaaaaattaatttactaagaaaataaataaatcaacgaAAATCACACTAGAAATAAATCAAAGAAAAGGtgactcggctcgaataaatccatattaatttaatgactctgatcatcgacgcaatgattaattaatccctatcaaccaaccagttataggataccgtgaaacgcaatggacgtaccccaattcctacttactgtatcgataaacagctggagacgccagacctgcttatttcccttattaaaatataacctagctggagacgccagacctagatttaatattctaatagcattaagatgaaggaacccaatttagataaattatcctagatacgctagtaatacttaatccaccaatttattcctactacgaacatggtagctttatcactaattagccctattccaacaattacggattgggggaACCAATTGATTGTAATCCAAtttaacctaagttgatcaggcttaaattaaatcagaactatctttaaacacaaggaacaAATCGAAATCAACAGGGATCAATTATATgaacaattaggtctcacaggttattaaattaatatttcattATTCTTGCCGAATTAAAAAATTAGCTATTCATAATTAAAACtagaaacaataaaataaataaaatcaaacataaaacaagaataataaataaattggaagaaataataaaaagtcACCACTATGAAAAAATCAAACAACCGTCTGCCACAATTCCTCCAAAGTAGTCGCCAAGTTCAAAAGCTATAGCAAAAGTAAAACAAAACAATTCTTAAACTAGGGAATAATGTGTAGTGCTTAAGAGAGAGATTAAATAAATCCTAACCTCTAACTAATCTATGCGGCTGTCTTTTCTAAGCAAATATATGTAAGGGAATCAATCCCTAAAATACCAATCACCCTTAAACAATGGGCTTTTCGGCCTTActcaaaataaaattcaaaataattaaaaacatgagTTTtggacataattaaaattagaacagtTGTCTTCAAGCCCATTCTCAAATCTTCACTTCAAAATCCACCAACTTAATCAAATCCATGCAAATTCTCGGACTTTCTTCATCATTCGGCATCCACGAGCTTCCACTCTCCATCCATGCAATTCCTACGCCAAATTACCACAAACTTGGgtaatatcaaataaaaacaCACGATAATAAACACAAATCTGGACAACTAATTCACACACATCATTAGGCCACACCTTGAGTCTatacggatcatggacggatcatcagtatgcctatgaccgaaataaatattgacaatagttatgacctaaccgtaaaccttacccctttgttattattgatctttgtttagtttcttgtgcagagtatacagattgagacatgtgacacctcagtttgtcgttggagaacaaagtggttcctcactccctgtgggattcgaccctatacttgctacTAAAACTTATTTCTAGTTgcgagaagtaggagcgtgtactgtccgtctagggcatacacaagtattttgatcgtACCGCACGACAGGTgggtgtcaaaattggcgctgTTGCCGGGGAGTGATGCGTAATAATTTTGTTCTAtcctcattccattttccgctactagtgtatgcgtggaactcatCGAGCAgcaagagcattggtgtttgaccctgaTATTGATCGAACTGAACATCGACTACGTACAGGAGCACGGGTAGCGAAACGTGAAGCTATGGTAGAAGCCGAGCAGCCGCAGACCCTCAaacagttggcatacccaactaatctTAACCTGAGGCCTAATGGGATTACCCTACCAGACAACCCGTttgcacctcgtcggtatgacctAAAGCCCTCActgcttcagatcttaccgaagttcaatggttACCCAGGAGATGATCTACaaactcatctccaagattttgagatgacgaTCATGCACCAGTCAAGTGATGATCAACAAGAGTATGTTAAattgatactcttcccttttaccttggtggacaatgcgagaagatggctgtatgacttACCCGCGGGTAGTGTCAccacatgggcacaactgcagcAGGttttcttggaagaattcttcctaGCATCAagagtggagcggatgagatgggatatcTGCAGTataaggcaagatgggctagaatccttctatgaGTACTGGACACGATTTAAGAGGATGTGGACGGTTGGCATCTTGCACTCCAAAGAGCCTTATGGTACACGTGGACTGCCCTTGCGACAATACTTGGCAACCACATCGACAGATGGCACCTTTGAGACCCACACAGTGCGCGCGTACTACCTTTGCTCGGCCATCGGGCCATATTTTGTGCGGCACGTTTAATACTCATGTTTCATTTTGTAACCTTCATGTATCTTGTAATGGCACCGCCCAAATGCAAAGGGTGTGTCAAGTATGTACTTTGCTATCTTTCTTAGGATTAGCATTCTCGTTTTCTTGGTCCCTTGTTCTCACTTGAGACTTGGCGACTTGTACCACCTTGGGTATGCCCAAGTTTACTTTgtaacttttcttttttttcctttatttatatatatgagaaaatttcatcaaaaaaaaaaaaaattctccaaaaGATCAAGTGGAAAGCTtcgtaaagggcatgcggatGAATGATCGTAGTTTGGTCCTAGCAGCCTGTAATGGATCGTTGATGAGTAAAACTCTAATGGAAATCTTTCAactgttgggcaccatggcagaagaatcacgcgatgaaggGCATGAAAGAAATCTGGAAATACCGAGAAAAAGTGAAGAGAAAGAGGAGATGTCCAAACTGGAGAAAAGTATGAATGAACTCAAAGAACTTCTTTCGGGTCTAACTATACCGAAGAAGGTTCgtcagtgtggcctttgcgacgCTACAGGGCACCAATCAGAAAACTGTCCTAACTTCGGTGAGGACATTGTTGATGTTAATGCTATTGgtggacatgatgggaatccacgcAAGTATGATCCCTTCTCAAACACTTACAATCCGGGATGGAGGGATCATCCTAATTTCAGGTGGAAGTAAGATGGTCAACCCCAGCAGCAGAACAACATGGGAGCACTGATGCAGTGCCcgcagtataatcagaaccaacaTCAACAACCGTATCAGGCAGGACCACCACAACAACACCACAATCAGAATCAACAACGACTTCCTTACCAACCACCACATAGGAGAGCACCATGGGAGGAAGCTATAGAGAACATGGCCAAGGAGAACGAGAAATTTCGCAATGAGATTCGCGCTGGTATGAACCAGACCAATCAGCAGATTAGTCATTTGAATAAAGCAGTGGCTAAGCTGGAGGAGAATGCcggtaaactcccagccatggggATCAATCTTAGAGAACATGCTCAGGTCGTCCTAACCAAGTTTGCAGAAGGAGAGTTGTTAGCGGAGGCTGAACTGATCCAAGGAAACCTGAACAAAGATGGTGACGGTCCAACCACGGAACAGGCTGGAGGTAGCAATCTAACCGATACACCTTATCCAGGGCACATGAGACAGAAGGCCAAGGAAaaagaagcaagtgaaatgatgaagatgttccaGAAAGTGGAGTTAAGCATACCCCTACTTGATGCCATCAGACAAATCCTAAAGTATGCTAAATTCTTGAAggacctttgttcaagaaagGTAAAAATGGAGGAAAAAGTTTGATATGTGATGGGCGAAAGTGTTTCGGCTATGATCCAATGGAAGTTACCCAAAAAGCGGAAGGATCCGGGAATGTTTACCATTTCGTGCAACATTGGTGGAACAAACATGGATAAAGCGATGATGGACTTGGGAGCTTCCAtaaatgtgatgccattggccgTTTATAAGAGGTTGAACATTGGGAAAATGAGAAatacccgtgtggtcatacagttggccGATAGATCTAAAGCATATCCTGAAGGAATGGTAGAGGACGTACTGATTAAAGTTGGTGATTTGATCTTCCCAGCCGACTTTTATGTTCTGGACACCGGTCCAGAAACTGGAGAGAATGTTATATTATTGGGACGACCGTTTATGATGACCGCTGGGACCAAAATTGATATGAAGACCGGAATCTTAACATGTAAGTTTGATGGAGTCCAGGAagaattcaacatctatgaaACCATGAAGAGAAAGCAAGAAATGGAAACGGTGGACATGATCGATTGTTCGAGCCACTAGTGCAAGAACAGGGAATTAGTTTTGGTTCGGGGGATACGACAGAGAAAGTAATTCAGTATGGCCTAACCGATCGAGATGCAGAGCATATGGAAGATGAGGATATGAAAGAAGTTATTATGGAGCTTTACTCTCTCCGAGAAAGCACTTTGGAAGCTGAGATGGAAGTAGATCAGAAAATCAAGGATATGATCCAGGAAGTCTATTCAGTTGGAGGAACAGGCGCAGGCAGACCAGAGTTATTGGttcagtatgggcagaacgagaagcttCTACCTTCTATAGTAAAGGCACCCGTACTGGAACTCAAGAAGTTGCCCAAGCATTTGCAGTATGCTTACTTGGGTCCTGACGAAACACTTCCAGTCATCATCAGTGCAGATCTAACTCTTGTGCAGGAAGAACGTCTCTGGTCAGAGTCTTACGGGAGAACAGGGAAGCCATTGGTTGGACCTTGGCTGATATCAAGGAGATCAGTCCAACGGAGTGCATGCACCATATCTATTTGGAGGAAAGGACCAAACCTGTCCGAGATTCacaaagaaagatgaacccaGTT harbors:
- the LOC131007951 gene encoding uncharacterized protein LOC131007951 — protein: MGESVSAMIQWKLPKKRKDPGMFTISCNIGGTNMDKAMMDLGASINVMPLAVYKRLNIGKMRNTRVVIQLADRSKAYPEGMVEDVLIKVGDLIFPADFYVLDTGPETGENVILLGRPFMMTAGTKIDMKTGILTCKFDGVQEEFNIYETMKRKQEMETVDMIDCSSH